Proteins from a single region of Aerococcus viridans:
- the rpsJ gene encoding 30S ribosomal protein S10: MAKQKIRIRLKAYEHRALDQSAAKIVDTAQRTGAEVSGPIPLPTERSLFTVIRATHKYKDSREQFEMRTHKRLIDIVNPTPKTVDALMKLDLPSGVDIEIKL; encoded by the coding sequence ATGGCAAAACAAAAAATTCGTATTCGTTTAAAAGCTTACGAACACCGTGCATTAGATCAATCAGCAGCTAAAATTGTTGATACTGCACAACGTACAGGAGCAGAAGTATCAGGTCCAATTCCATTGCCTACTGAACGCTCATTATTCACAGTAATCCGTGCAACACACAAATACAAGGATTCACGTGAACAATTCGAAATGCGTACGCACAAACGTTTAATCGACATCGTTAACCCAACACCAAAAACTGTTGATGCGTTAATGAAATTAGATTTACCATCAGGCGTAGACATCGAAATTAAATTATAA
- a CDS encoding SseB family protein, whose product MTKPFGKQSLIEVLTAYKADPNPLTTLAMLTTMANANLYAIQREGAPVDKSIWLTYDKEKGQRELVTFTDKDQASQYASKADNVSVQHVTFKQIALMVLAKDNPVDSFIVNPWTTKAKFNQNIIEKVWQYAIKHV is encoded by the coding sequence ATGACGAAGCCATTCGGCAAGCAAAGTTTAATAGAAGTATTGACGGCCTATAAGGCAGATCCAAACCCATTAACAACGCTAGCTATGTTGACCACGATGGCGAACGCCAACTTATACGCTATCCAACGAGAGGGGGCCCCGGTCGACAAGAGTATCTGGTTAACTTACGACAAAGAAAAGGGACAACGAGAGCTTGTAACTTTCACGGATAAAGACCAAGCTAGCCAATACGCATCTAAAGCAGATAATGTCTCGGTCCAGCATGTAACTTTTAAGCAGATTGCTTTGATGGTTTTAGCCAAAGACAACCCCGTAGATAGCTTTATCGTCAATCCTTGGACCACCAAAGCAAAATTTAATCAAAATATCATCGAAAAAGTATGGCAGTATGCGATTAAACATGTATAA
- a CDS encoding S-adenosyl-l-methionine hydroxide adenosyltransferase family protein — protein MTNNFLVLQTDFGLGDGAVAAMYGVAYTVDPALTIANLTHEIPTYDIFAASYRLLQTIKYWPANTVFVSVVDPGVGSARKSVVAKTNSGHYIVTPDNGTLTHVAKHIGLESVKEIDEIKNRLPHSEESHTFHGRDVYVYNGAKLAQDASYYDELKNNIPADTVTSFELGDLRLADDTIYGTIDILDIRFGSLWTNIPSIMLKEAGIQNGDTISVTIYHNGVKHYQNHILFGHSFADVPVGEPVGYINSLLNLGVAINQQNFSETYGVGTGVDWNIEITKI, from the coding sequence ATGACGAATAATTTCTTAGTATTACAAACTGACTTTGGTTTAGGTGACGGTGCGGTAGCGGCAATGTATGGAGTGGCTTACACAGTAGACCCAGCTTTAACAATTGCCAATTTAACCCATGAGATCCCTACTTACGATATTTTCGCCGCTTCATACCGCCTATTACAAACCATTAAATATTGGCCAGCAAATACAGTCTTCGTTTCTGTAGTCGATCCTGGTGTTGGTTCTGCACGTAAATCTGTTGTAGCGAAAACTAACTCTGGTCATTATATCGTAACGCCTGACAACGGTACCTTAACACACGTGGCTAAACACATCGGCCTTGAATCTGTGAAAGAAATCGATGAAATTAAAAACCGCTTACCACATTCTGAAGAATCACATACCTTCCATGGACGTGACGTTTACGTTTATAACGGTGCTAAACTAGCACAAGACGCATCTTATTATGACGAATTGAAAAATAATATCCCTGCTGATACGGTGACTAGCTTCGAACTTGGCGACTTGCGTTTAGCTGACGACACTATTTACGGGACTATCGATATACTAGACATCCGCTTTGGTTCACTGTGGACGAATATCCCGTCAATTATGTTAAAAGAAGCGGGCATTCAAAACGGTGACACCATTTCGGTTACTATTTACCATAACGGCGTTAAACATTATCAAAACCATATCTTATTTGGCCATTCATTCGCTGATGTACCTGTTGGTGAACCAGTGGGTTATATCAATTCATTATTGAATTTGGGTGTAGCCATCAACCAACAAAATTTCTCTGAGACATACGGTGTTGGTACTGGTGTGGATTGGAATATTGAAATCACTAAAATTTAA
- a CDS encoding ECF-type riboflavin transporter substrate-binding protein, whose protein sequence is MKNNQSSITTLVAIGIGAAVFFILGRFLSIPTGVPNTSIETTYPFLALMATVFGPFAGLLIGLIGHAIKDLLTYGLWWSWVLTSGFTGFGYGLIGRKLKVNKGLFTKKDMITFNVGQVVVNLLAWALLAPALDILIYSEPASKVFVQGIVSGVLNSLAVGIIGTLLLKGYASTRTKSGSLRKEN, encoded by the coding sequence ATGAAGAATAATCAATCATCTATTACTACTTTAGTGGCTATCGGTATTGGAGCAGCTGTCTTCTTTATCCTAGGCCGCTTTCTATCAATCCCTACTGGTGTGCCAAATACCTCTATTGAAACTACTTACCCATTCTTGGCCTTGATGGCAACTGTCTTTGGTCCTTTCGCAGGTTTATTGATTGGTTTAATTGGTCATGCCATTAAAGACTTACTGACTTATGGTTTGTGGTGGTCTTGGGTCTTAACATCTGGTTTTACTGGTTTTGGCTACGGTTTAATCGGCCGTAAACTTAAAGTAAACAAAGGCCTTTTTACAAAGAAAGATATGATTACTTTCAATGTCGGGCAAGTTGTCGTGAATTTACTGGCTTGGGCCTTACTAGCGCCTGCTTTAGATATTTTAATATATTCAGAACCCGCATCTAAAGTATTCGTTCAAGGGATTGTGTCAGGTGTGCTAAATTCACTTGCGGTTGGTATCATCGGTACCTTATTATTAAAAGGGTATGCAAGTACACGTACGAAATCAGGAAGTTTACGTAAAGAAAATTAA
- a CDS encoding ABC transporter ATP-binding protein, with product MINHERHNQPVDSNLSPAIEFKNISFKYASQADLNLIDISFSIKQGEKVLIIGASGSGKSTIGKIINGQIPNTYEGDLTGQVLINGEDSASKSIFDLSLSVGTVLQDTDAQFVGLTVAEDLAFALENDQVDQASMVSSVAVWANTLDLVDLLDLAPQSLSGGQKQRVSIGGVLIDESPIVLFDEPLANLDPASGLATMELIAKLNQEKELTTVVIEHRLEEALIADFDRVLVIDSGRLLADVSVDTLLRSDLLAQIGVRQPLYLDALGYAGVNVEDIPHLGRFRPDMVTTGVQDHLSKWLADNAVTAPVRADKPILVMDHVNFSYDSTPLISELNLTINAGDMVSIVGTNGAGKSTLAKLICGFERPDSGRITLFQENLDGLSIKEIADSVGYVMQNPNLMISKNILFDEVASGLVNRGLYEDDADRLAEKVANTLRICGLYPYRNWPISALSYGQKRRATIASILVLDPKVLILDEPTAGQDYKHYTDMMRFIEGLNRHQGITILMITHDMHLIQEYTNRTIVFHDGQVVGDMRPAAVLTDENLMAQAHLAPTSLYDLGQAVAKIEKTDFIDRFIQYERQTKRVEQAGVWVGGENDGE from the coding sequence ATGATAAATCATGAAAGACACAATCAGCCGGTGGACAGCAATCTGTCGCCGGCTATTGAATTTAAAAACATCTCTTTTAAATATGCGAGTCAGGCAGACCTAAACCTGATAGACATCTCTTTTTCAATCAAGCAAGGAGAGAAAGTCCTCATCATTGGTGCATCTGGGTCTGGTAAATCAACCATTGGTAAGATTATCAACGGGCAAATCCCCAATACTTATGAGGGCGATTTAACCGGTCAGGTCTTAATCAATGGCGAAGATTCCGCCAGCAAGTCCATTTTCGACTTATCACTAAGCGTCGGCACCGTCCTACAAGACACTGACGCTCAATTTGTCGGCCTAACCGTAGCTGAAGACCTGGCTTTCGCCTTGGAAAATGACCAAGTGGACCAAGCTAGCATGGTGTCTAGTGTAGCGGTTTGGGCCAATACGCTTGACCTTGTGGACCTCTTGGACCTTGCCCCGCAATCTTTATCAGGCGGGCAAAAGCAACGGGTATCCATTGGTGGCGTCTTAATTGACGAGTCACCCATCGTATTATTCGATGAGCCTTTAGCCAACCTGGACCCTGCAAGTGGCTTAGCGACCATGGAATTAATCGCCAAATTAAACCAGGAAAAAGAATTGACCACGGTAGTCATCGAGCACCGTCTAGAAGAAGCCTTAATCGCCGACTTTGACCGTGTCCTTGTTATTGACAGTGGGCGGTTACTCGCTGACGTATCCGTTGATACCTTGTTGCGGTCTGACTTATTAGCGCAAATTGGTGTACGCCAGCCCCTATACCTAGATGCCTTGGGTTATGCTGGTGTGAATGTCGAAGACATTCCTCATTTAGGGCGGTTTCGACCAGATATGGTCACTACTGGTGTTCAAGACCATCTGTCTAAATGGTTGGCTGACAATGCAGTAACCGCTCCAGTTAGGGCGGATAAGCCAATTTTAGTCATGGACCATGTCAACTTTTCTTATGACAGTACCCCTTTGATATCGGAATTAAATCTGACCATTAATGCTGGCGACATGGTTTCTATTGTCGGAACAAACGGTGCGGGTAAATCTACCCTGGCTAAACTGATTTGTGGCTTTGAGCGGCCAGATTCAGGACGGATAACTCTTTTCCAGGAGAATTTAGACGGATTATCGATTAAGGAAATTGCGGATTCGGTCGGCTACGTGATGCAGAACCCCAATTTGATGATCTCAAAGAACATTTTATTCGACGAGGTGGCCTCTGGTTTAGTCAACCGCGGCTTATACGAGGATGATGCAGATCGTTTAGCTGAAAAAGTGGCTAACACCTTGCGAATATGTGGCTTATATCCATACAGGAATTGGCCAATTTCGGCCTTGTCTTATGGGCAAAAACGTCGCGCGACGATTGCAAGTATTTTAGTATTAGATCCGAAAGTCTTGATTTTAGATGAACCAACAGCTGGTCAAGATTATAAGCACTATACTGATATGATGCGGTTTATCGAGGGGTTGAACCGACATCAAGGGATTACCATTCTAATGATAACTCATGATATGCATTTGATTCAGGAGTATACCAACCGGACGATTGTCTTTCACGACGGTCAGGTGGTGGGCGATATGCGTCCAGCTGCGGTCTTAACGGATGAAAACTTAATGGCTCAAGCCCATTTAGCCCCTACTTCCTTGTATGATTTAGGACAAGCGGTGGCTAAGATTGAAAAGACGGACTTTATCGACCGGTTCATCCAGTACGAACGTCAGACTAAGCGAGTTGAACAAGCTGGTGTATGGGTTGGAGGTGAGAACGATGGCGAATAA
- a CDS encoding energy-coupling factor transporter transmembrane component T family protein: protein MANKQGQSFGYIKKDSPLHRLSGATKLIAFILLSVIAMTSYDTRFLVGLAVLSLVLFYISKIKWAEVSTVVYFILVFSLLNLVTVYIFEPEYGVNLYQSRTVIWEGIGRYSLTWEQVFYEFNLMIKYFSTIPLALIFMLTTNPSEFASSLNRIGVSYRISYAVSLALRYIPDIQNQFFAVRQSQQARGIEMSNKAGLTVRVKRSAQVIMPLIFSSLDRIEVISQAMELRRFGKGNKRTWYRARPFMKADIIALIVTGLLVGLGLWLFVVNQGRFYNPFH, encoded by the coding sequence ATGGCGAATAAACAAGGTCAAAGTTTTGGGTATATCAAAAAGGATTCACCCTTGCATCGCTTATCTGGTGCGACAAAATTAATCGCCTTTATCTTGCTGTCTGTCATCGCCATGACGTCTTACGACACCCGGTTTTTAGTAGGCTTAGCTGTTTTATCACTAGTTCTCTTCTATATTTCTAAGATTAAATGGGCTGAAGTGTCTACAGTTGTCTACTTCATTCTAGTTTTCTCGTTATTGAATTTAGTGACTGTTTATATTTTCGAACCTGAATATGGGGTCAATTTATACCAGTCGCGAACTGTCATTTGGGAAGGGATTGGACGCTATTCTCTCACTTGGGAGCAAGTCTTCTATGAATTCAACTTGATGATTAAATATTTCTCGACGATTCCATTAGCATTAATCTTCATGTTGACCACTAACCCAAGTGAATTCGCCTCTTCCCTAAACCGAATTGGCGTGTCCTACCGAATTTCATATGCAGTTTCATTAGCCTTACGGTATATACCAGACATCCAGAACCAATTCTTCGCAGTAAGACAAAGCCAACAGGCACGAGGGATTGAGATGTCCAATAAGGCTGGACTGACTGTAAGAGTGAAACGGTCAGCACAAGTGATAATGCCCCTCATTTTTTCTTCATTAGATCGGATTGAAGTAATCAGCCAAGCCATGGAGTTACGACGGTTTGGTAAAGGTAACAAACGGACTTGGTACCGGGCCCGTCCCTTTATGAAGGCAGATATCATCGCTTTGATTGTGACAGGATTATTAGTTGGACTTGGATTGTGGTTGTTTGTAGTAAACCAAGGCCGGTTTTATAACCCATTTCATTAA